The Actinomycetota bacterium genome contains a region encoding:
- a CDS encoding thioredoxin domain-containing protein: MSNSSNDRRERAAAAKSAANVGGKRRERMIRLAGGATVLVIVIGIIAISVIAKNSDSSTPDPAVTATADPNAALPETVFASDSKYAFGVPVGTATAAMPVLELWEDFQCPACEAVEKANGEGISALASGGKVQLVRRPTTFLDNNLNNDSSLRATAAWGCAIDAGKTEEFHKTVYANPPATEGDGFTNTQLIGFAADSGIEGPALDTFTTCLNDGKYLGWAANSTAAFYQSGAQGTPYALLNGTVVPNDVLADKDKLDALVASTTKS, translated from the coding sequence ATGAGCAATTCTTCTAATGACCGGCGCGAGCGCGCTGCCGCCGCAAAGTCGGCAGCAAATGTCGGCGGCAAGCGTCGCGAGCGGATGATCCGCCTCGCTGGTGGGGCCACAGTGCTGGTCATTGTCATCGGGATCATCGCGATCTCCGTGATTGCCAAGAACTCCGACTCCAGCACGCCGGATCCCGCGGTCACAGCCACGGCCGATCCGAATGCAGCACTCCCGGAGACGGTATTCGCGTCCGACAGCAAGTACGCCTTCGGCGTTCCTGTGGGTACCGCCACGGCGGCAATGCCGGTACTTGAGCTCTGGGAGGACTTCCAGTGCCCAGCGTGTGAGGCTGTTGAAAAGGCCAACGGTGAAGGCATCAGCGCGCTTGCCTCGGGCGGCAAGGTTCAACTCGTGCGTCGTCCAACGACCTTCCTGGACAACAACCTCAACAATGACTCCTCCTTGCGTGCGACCGCAGCCTGGGGCTGTGCAATCGACGCAGGTAAGACCGAGGAGTTCCATAAGACCGTGTACGCCAACCCGCCCGCTACTGAGGGCGATGGCTTCACCAACACCCAGCTGATCGGCTTTGCTGCTGACTCTGGCATTGAGGGTCCCGCGCTGGACACCTTCACCACGTGCTTGAACGATGGCAAGTACCTGGGCTGGGCGGCCAACAGCACAGCGGCCTTCTACCAGTCCGGTGCTCAGGGCACCCCCTATGCCCTGCTCAATGGAACAGTCGTGCCAAATGATGTGCTCGCTGACAAGGACAAGCTCGACGCCCTCGTCGCAAGCACCACCAAGAGCTGA
- the trpA gene encoding tryptophan synthase subunit alpha, with translation MTAHVAGAFAKAAAENRAALIGYLPAGFPTPEISVRLINAMVGAGVDIIEVGLPYSDPLMDGPVIQQAVNEALAAGTTTDHVLDVVRQITDAGATAVVMSYWNPIERYGVQRFAAGLQAAGGSGLIAPDLSPEEGDDWASAAIAHDIDCIFMVAPSSTDARIAEIVRHASGFIYAASTMGVTGARTSVGGAASGLVARTRPFTELPIAVGLGVSTAAQASEVAAYADGVIVGSAFVRRVLDADSESAAIAGVSELASELANGVHR, from the coding sequence ATGACCGCGCACGTCGCAGGCGCCTTCGCCAAGGCTGCAGCTGAGAATCGCGCTGCATTGATCGGGTACCTGCCTGCCGGATTTCCCACGCCGGAAATCTCCGTGCGCTTGATCAATGCCATGGTCGGCGCGGGGGTGGACATCATCGAAGTCGGCCTGCCGTACTCGGATCCGCTGATGGATGGCCCGGTCATTCAGCAAGCAGTCAATGAAGCACTTGCCGCGGGTACGACAACCGACCACGTCCTTGATGTCGTTCGCCAGATCACTGATGCTGGCGCCACTGCAGTCGTCATGAGCTACTGGAATCCCATCGAGCGCTATGGCGTGCAGAGGTTCGCTGCTGGCCTGCAAGCCGCCGGTGGTTCCGGATTGATCGCCCCTGATCTTTCGCCAGAGGAGGGCGATGACTGGGCGAGCGCGGCAATCGCCCATGACATCGATTGCATCTTCATGGTCGCCCCGTCATCCACCGATGCACGCATTGCCGAGATCGTCAGGCATGCCTCAGGCTTCATCTACGCCGCTTCAACAATGGGTGTCACAGGTGCGCGCACCAGCGTTGGGGGAGCGGCCAGTGGGCTTGTCGCACGCACCCGGCCGTTCACCGAACTGCCAATCGCCGTTGGCCTAGGCGTGTCCACAGCCGCGCAGGCTTCCGAAGTTGCTGCCTACGCCGATGGCGTGATCGTTGGCTCGGCATTTGTTCGTCGAGTGCTCGATGCCGACAGTGAATCGGCCGCGATTGCGGGCGTCAGCGAACTTGCATCCGAACTAGCCAATGGTGTGCATCGCTAG
- the trpB gene encoding tryptophan synthase subunit beta — MTTGHYGPYGGRFVPEALSAALDELDAAFRVAKDDATFQAELRDLERNYTGRPNPLTFARRFSEHCGGARVYLKREDLNHTGSHKINNVLGQALLTKRMGKSRVIAETGAGQHGVATATAAALFGLECAVYMGLEDTRRQALNVARMKLLGAEVIPVTAGSQTLKDAINEAMRDWVASVDTTHYVLGTVTGPAPFPEMVRYFHSVIGTEAREQILKAEGRLPDAVVACVGGGSNAMGLFSGFIDDADVILRGYEAGGDGVETGRHASRFSGGSPGVLHGARTYVLQDEWGQTLPSHSISAGLDYPGVGPEHAWLHDTGRASYESITDAEAMEAFALLSRTEGIIPAIESAHGLAGAMRIGRELGPDAVIIVNLSGRGDKDVATAARWFNIDLGGMVAAELSPEMREGR; from the coding sequence ATGACCACAGGTCACTACGGCCCCTACGGTGGCCGCTTTGTTCCCGAGGCACTCAGCGCGGCTCTGGATGAATTGGATGCGGCTTTTCGCGTTGCCAAGGATGACGCAACTTTCCAGGCCGAACTACGCGATCTTGAACGCAATTACACAGGACGTCCCAATCCGCTTACCTTTGCTCGCCGATTCAGCGAGCATTGCGGTGGCGCTCGTGTGTATCTCAAGCGGGAAGACCTCAACCACACTGGTTCGCACAAGATCAATAACGTTCTCGGGCAGGCCCTGCTCACCAAAAGGATGGGCAAGTCACGTGTCATCGCCGAGACAGGCGCAGGCCAGCACGGCGTCGCGACGGCGACAGCAGCTGCGCTGTTCGGGCTTGAGTGTGCGGTGTACATGGGTCTTGAAGACACCAGGCGGCAGGCACTCAACGTTGCGCGGATGAAGCTGCTGGGCGCGGAGGTCATCCCCGTGACGGCAGGCAGCCAGACCCTGAAGGACGCCATCAACGAGGCGATGCGTGACTGGGTGGCTAGCGTTGACACCACTCATTACGTCTTGGGCACCGTCACTGGTCCGGCGCCTTTCCCAGAGATGGTGCGCTACTTCCATTCAGTGATCGGCACCGAGGCTCGCGAGCAGATCCTGAAGGCCGAGGGTCGCCTTCCTGATGCCGTGGTGGCCTGTGTCGGTGGTGGCTCCAACGCGATGGGCCTGTTCAGCGGCTTCATTGACGACGCTGACGTAATCCTGCGCGGCTATGAAGCCGGTGGCGACGGTGTCGAGACGGGTCGCCATGCCTCGCGCTTCTCCGGTGGCTCGCCAGGCGTGCTGCACGGCGCTCGTACCTATGTCCTGCAAGATGAGTGGGGCCAGACTCTGCCGTCACACTCCATCAGTGCCGGCTTGGACTACCCAGGTGTTGGCCCTGAGCACGCATGGCTGCACGACACCGGCCGCGCCAGTTATGAATCGATCACCGATGCTGAGGCGATGGAAGCCTTCGCTCTGCTCTCACGCACTGAGGGCATCATCCCGGCGATCGAGAGTGCGCATGGCCTGGCTGGAGCGATGCGCATTGGAAGAGAACTCGGCCCTGATGCCGTCATCATCGTGAACCTGTCAGGTCGTGGCGACAAAGACGTCGCGACCGCGGCTCGCTGGTTCAACATCGATCTGGGTGGCATGGTTGCTGCCGAACTCAGCCCAGAGATGCGTGAAGGTCGATGA
- the trpC gene encoding indole-3-glycerol phosphate synthase TrpC, with translation MSVLAEIIVGVREDLATRVAQTPLDAVKDRALMAAPALPVIAQLTADGVQLIAEVKRSSPSKGALAQIADPAALARSYAEGGAAAISVLTEQRRFNGSLADLAAVRAAVDIPVLRKDFMVDEYQFWEARAYGADIVLLIVAALEQATLISFLGLSRELGMTPLVEVHDEAEAERAIAAGADVIGINARNLKTLEVDRAVFARVAPLIPAHCVRIAESGVRSALDVVEYGLAGADAVLVGEALVTGADPRSAAQAMIQAGQTVGLSS, from the coding sequence GTGAGCGTCCTGGCTGAGATCATCGTGGGAGTACGCGAGGATTTGGCCACCAGAGTCGCGCAGACGCCATTGGATGCCGTGAAAGATCGGGCGCTCATGGCAGCTCCTGCACTTCCCGTGATAGCGCAGCTCACTGCCGACGGGGTGCAGTTGATCGCAGAAGTGAAGCGTTCCAGTCCGAGCAAAGGTGCCTTGGCCCAGATCGCTGATCCTGCTGCGCTTGCCCGGTCCTATGCCGAGGGCGGAGCCGCAGCCATCTCAGTGCTGACCGAACAACGACGCTTCAACGGAAGCCTTGCCGATCTTGCCGCTGTGCGGGCCGCGGTTGACATCCCTGTCCTGCGCAAGGATTTCATGGTTGACGAGTATCAGTTCTGGGAGGCGCGTGCCTACGGCGCAGACATCGTGCTGCTGATTGTGGCGGCACTCGAGCAGGCCACCCTGATTTCCTTCCTTGGTCTGTCGCGCGAGTTGGGGATGACGCCGCTCGTTGAAGTGCATGACGAAGCTGAGGCAGAGCGCGCGATCGCGGCTGGTGCTGATGTCATCGGTATCAATGCGCGAAATCTGAAGACTCTTGAAGTGGATCGCGCGGTCTTTGCACGCGTGGCTCCGCTCATTCCTGCCCACTGCGTGCGCATCGCTGAATCAGGTGTTCGCTCCGCGCTGGACGTCGTGGAGTACGGACTGGCCGGTGCGGACGCCGTATTGGTGGGCGAGGCATTGGTGACTGGAGCAGACCCCAGATCCGCTGCCCAAGCGATGATCCAAGCGGGTCAGACTGTGGGGCTCTCGTCATGA
- a CDS encoding DUF2752 domain-containing protein — protein sequence METAEKVDSDRIVMPARIDARPLWRRLAGPVAVGAGAIAACGYLSVVNPNEAGHYPSCPSRSLLGIDCPGCGGMRGMYSLLHGDVAGAMDHNVLLLAIVPIVVGLWVLWLSRAIRGRYPQVSYRQFRLRNRLLIVGLIALIGFGVVRNFVPYLGSGV from the coding sequence ATGGAAACCGCTGAGAAGGTGGACTCCGACCGCATCGTGATGCCGGCCCGCATCGATGCGCGTCCGCTCTGGCGTCGCCTGGCAGGGCCAGTTGCTGTTGGCGCAGGTGCCATTGCGGCCTGCGGATATCTCTCAGTTGTCAATCCAAACGAAGCCGGTCACTATCCGTCGTGTCCGTCGCGGAGCCTGCTCGGCATCGACTGCCCGGGCTGCGGCGGGATGCGTGGCATGTACTCCCTGCTGCACGGAGACGTGGCTGGTGCGATGGATCACAATGTGCTGCTGCTCGCAATCGTGCCGATTGTTGTGGGGCTATGGGTGCTGTGGCTCTCGCGCGCCATTCGCGGTCGGTATCCGCAGGTCAGTTACCGCCAGTTCCGCTTGCGCAATCGACTGTTGATTGTGGGACTGATCGCCCTCATTGGCTTTGGCGTCGTGCGGAACTTCGTTCCGTACTTGGGATCTGGAGTCTGA
- a CDS encoding HAMP domain-containing sensor histidine kinase — protein MNHPKSHSSSLVTRTVLLTSLVAAIVVIVAGVISYPMLRAAEATQSRATLARLADLTATAIDRGPSSPSDDQILPPALAASLQSEQVNGFVVFSPGAQVPGMSTADLRALLRQGTISMEGDTRRGDLLIEGRVLANGGAVVLQQPLAVAGGSAQEGLLRFLMALVIGLLIAIPIGFFAARRMVRPLRAARDAAYEMQGGSREVRLAPEGPSEVAEIAIALNSLSSALDISERRQREFLLSVSHELRTPLTAVKGYAEALADDIVEPEDVARTGATVAAEAQRLDRLVSDLLDLARLGAVDFRVHPSTVDMAEVGRDAAEVWGSRCEREDVVFRSEIPALSELIVTDPMRLRQIIDNLAENALRVSPTGSVVVLAIRSVAQGVEVEVRDSGPGLTEEDMSIAFEPGALYERYRGVRPVGTGLGLALVGRLAQGLGGAARVTTAPEGGACFTVFIPQYDPLPEGFESYDSA, from the coding sequence GTGAACCATCCCAAGTCCCATAGCTCCAGCCTCGTCACAAGAACCGTTCTCCTGACAAGTCTGGTTGCCGCCATCGTCGTGATCGTTGCTGGCGTGATCTCCTATCCGATGCTGCGCGCTGCAGAAGCCACGCAGTCGCGCGCGACTCTCGCGCGTCTTGCCGATCTGACCGCCACCGCGATAGATCGTGGACCATCGAGTCCTTCCGATGACCAGATTCTCCCGCCGGCCCTTGCCGCCTCTTTGCAGTCAGAGCAAGTCAACGGATTCGTGGTGTTCTCGCCGGGTGCTCAGGTGCCTGGCATGAGCACAGCAGATCTTCGTGCGCTTCTGAGGCAGGGCACCATCTCCATGGAAGGCGACACCCGCCGCGGCGACCTCCTGATTGAAGGGCGAGTGCTGGCCAATGGCGGGGCCGTGGTGCTGCAGCAGCCATTGGCGGTCGCTGGCGGATCGGCGCAGGAAGGACTGCTGCGATTCCTGATGGCCTTGGTCATCGGCCTGCTCATCGCGATCCCGATTGGCTTCTTCGCGGCCAGACGCATGGTGCGTCCACTGCGCGCCGCTCGCGATGCCGCCTATGAGATGCAGGGTGGTTCGCGCGAGGTTCGATTGGCACCCGAGGGTCCAAGTGAAGTCGCTGAAATCGCCATCGCCTTGAACTCCCTAAGTTCGGCGCTGGACATATCCGAGCGCCGACAACGCGAATTCCTGCTGTCGGTGTCACATGAACTGCGCACCCCACTGACAGCCGTCAAGGGCTATGCCGAAGCGCTTGCCGACGACATTGTCGAGCCAGAGGACGTGGCACGCACGGGCGCCACCGTTGCCGCCGAAGCTCAGCGACTGGACCGTCTCGTGAGCGATTTGCTTGACCTGGCGCGCTTGGGAGCGGTCGATTTCCGCGTGCATCCGTCTACCGTTGACATGGCTGAAGTCGGACGCGATGCCGCAGAGGTCTGGGGTTCGCGCTGCGAGCGCGAGGACGTCGTATTTCGATCAGAGATCCCAGCGCTTTCCGAGCTGATCGTCACCGATCCAATGCGCTTGCGGCAGATCATCGACAATCTGGCTGAGAACGCATTGCGCGTTTCGCCAACAGGTTCTGTCGTCGTGCTTGCAATTCGCTCAGTTGCACAAGGAGTCGAAGTAGAGGTTCGCGACTCAGGGCCAGGACTCACTGAAGAGGACATGTCGATCGCCTTTGAACCGGGCGCGTTGTATGAGCGCTATCGCGGCGTACGGCCCGTTGGCACGGGCCTTGGACTTGCGCTTGTCGGCAGACTCGCGCAAGGACTGGGCGGAGCAGCTCGAGTGACCACCGCTCCCGAGGGCGGAGCCTGCTTCACCGTGTTCATTCCTCAATACGATCCTCTGCCTGAAGGCTTCGAAAGCTACGACTCAGCCTGA
- a CDS encoding response regulator transcription factor, giving the protein MSDSQSVKGLVLVVEDERAISDLLRMYLAREGYGVHVATTGPDGLSYARTLHPIAIVLDVGLPGIDGTEVCRQLRAEGNWVPVLFCTARDDEVDRIIGLELGADDYITKPFSPREVVARVKSVVRRAQHAADAPGPLRLGEVQLDPVTRRVSVAGESMMLTATEFDLLAHLMDNPGRVYSRDQLLSEVWGYAAVVGTRTVDVHVAQVRSKLGAHDIIRTVRGVGYSAEASP; this is encoded by the coding sequence ATGAGCGACAGTCAGAGCGTCAAAGGTCTAGTGCTTGTCGTTGAAGACGAGCGAGCAATCTCAGATCTCCTGCGCATGTACCTCGCACGTGAGGGTTATGGCGTCCATGTGGCGACGACCGGACCTGACGGACTCTCGTACGCGCGCACCTTGCATCCCATTGCGATCGTGCTTGATGTCGGACTTCCCGGTATTGATGGCACGGAGGTCTGTCGACAGCTTCGCGCCGAGGGGAACTGGGTCCCTGTGCTGTTCTGCACCGCACGCGACGACGAGGTCGATCGCATCATTGGTCTGGAACTGGGCGCCGACGACTACATCACCAAGCCATTCAGCCCTCGTGAAGTTGTCGCGCGTGTGAAGTCTGTTGTCCGTCGAGCCCAGCATGCAGCTGACGCACCTGGCCCGCTCAGACTTGGTGAAGTGCAACTGGACCCTGTCACTCGCCGGGTGTCGGTGGCTGGCGAGTCGATGATGCTCACGGCCACCGAATTCGACCTGCTCGCTCATTTGATGGACAACCCAGGTCGGGTCTACAGCCGTGATCAGCTGCTCAGTGAAGTGTGGGGCTACGCAGCAGTTGTGGGTACGCGAACCGTTGACGTCCACGTCGCGCAGGTGCGCTCCAAGCTTGGGGCTCACGACATCATTCGTACGGTGCGAGGAGTCGGCTACTCAGCCGAGGCAAGTCCGTGA
- a CDS encoding HGxxPAAW family protein, which produces MTDAPSPIAHGHGNTPAAWTAVTIMMIASVVGTLGVMMSNWVVFWIGVALVVVGAIVGKVMQMMGLGQPQHV; this is translated from the coding sequence ATGACTGATGCCCCTAGCCCGATCGCCCATGGCCACGGCAACACGCCAGCAGCCTGGACTGCCGTCACCATCATGATGATCGCTTCCGTCGTGGGAACCCTCGGCGTGATGATGAGCAACTGGGTGGTCTTCTGGATCGGAGTCGCACTTGTCGTTGTCGGCGCGATCGTTGGCAAGGTCATGCAGATGATGGGTCTTGGTCAACCACAGCACGTGTAG
- a CDS encoding Trp biosynthesis-associated membrane protein — MRSRRLALTLLIVGSLGVLGSCALQWVSASVSILSGIGTRSFTATGSQLLPQATAWAVLALAGSLAYIALRSWVRQIVGLIVAVTGVVLAVLAVGFGLNPVVDSAGELLVDIQVRPWWVLVALCALLILASGVMGMLWSRPWPALGSRFEAEGVRRQRPTSPWDALDAGQDPTMSDPDATQSPA, encoded by the coding sequence GTGAGGTCTCGACGACTTGCATTGACCCTGCTGATCGTCGGATCACTCGGTGTTCTTGGCAGTTGCGCACTGCAGTGGGTATCAGCCAGCGTCTCGATTCTCTCAGGGATCGGAACTCGGTCCTTCACCGCGACCGGGTCACAGCTGCTCCCACAGGCCACCGCCTGGGCGGTCCTGGCCCTTGCCGGCTCCCTGGCCTACATCGCTCTGCGGAGTTGGGTCCGGCAGATTGTCGGCTTGATCGTCGCGGTGACCGGCGTGGTGCTCGCCGTGCTTGCTGTTGGCTTTGGCTTGAACCCGGTCGTGGATTCCGCGGGAGAATTGCTCGTTGATATCCAGGTGCGGCCGTGGTGGGTCCTTGTCGCCCTGTGCGCGCTGTTGATCCTGGCTTCAGGGGTGATGGGCATGCTGTGGAGCCGACCTTGGCCGGCTCTGGGATCCAGGTTCGAGGCCGAGGGGGTTCGTCGTCAACGGCCGACCTCGCCATGGGATGCGCTGGACGCCGGACAGGATCCCACGATGTCAGATCCCGATGCGACCCAGTCACCTGCTTAG
- a CDS encoding anthranilate synthase component I: protein MTAILGSRTGVAAPDLESFRELARDRRVIPVVRRLLADGQTAVGLFQALCGDRAGTFLLESAEQGKHWSRYSFVGVRAAAMLTDVDGHAHWVGRIPHGVPTSGSPVDVLRDTVALLQTPPLPGLPPLTGGLVGYLGYDMVRHWERIPDKNPDELGLPDMAFLLATDLAVLDHAEGSVLLIANAINYDASGERVDEAWSDAVERLDVMQAALSTGHAHVPSTFDPNAVPDVKSWSPDGKYIADVERAKEYIRAGDAFQIVLSQRFSTPCPAPALDVYRILRTTNPSPYMYLLRVPELGSELSERTAFEIVGSSPEALVTVQQGHCVVHPIAGTRPRGMSVEEDAALSEDMLADAKERAEHLMLVDLARNDLGRVSAPGSVQVVEFMQVELYSHVMHMVSTVTGDLAEGKTAYDALAATFPAGTLSGAPKPRAMEIIDELEPLRRGLYGGVVGYFDFAGNVDTAIAIRTAVLKDNVAYVQAGAGLVADSVPEAEEAECRAKAAAVLRAVAIASTLRPVDS from the coding sequence GTGACCGCGATCCTCGGCTCGCGCACAGGTGTCGCGGCTCCGGATCTCGAGAGCTTCCGTGAACTTGCGCGCGACCGTCGCGTGATCCCTGTTGTTCGTCGACTGCTCGCTGACGGGCAGACGGCTGTGGGTCTGTTCCAGGCGCTGTGCGGTGATCGTGCGGGCACGTTCTTGCTTGAGTCTGCGGAGCAGGGCAAGCATTGGTCGCGCTACTCCTTCGTCGGAGTTCGTGCAGCAGCGATGCTGACCGATGTTGATGGCCACGCGCATTGGGTCGGTCGGATACCGCACGGTGTGCCGACATCAGGCTCGCCGGTTGACGTGCTGCGTGACACAGTCGCACTGCTTCAGACGCCGCCTCTGCCGGGGCTTCCTCCGCTCACGGGCGGTCTTGTCGGCTATCTCGGCTACGACATGGTTCGGCACTGGGAGCGCATCCCAGACAAGAATCCTGACGAGCTCGGCCTGCCCGATATGGCCTTCCTGCTAGCGACAGATCTGGCCGTACTGGATCACGCAGAGGGTTCGGTGCTGTTGATTGCCAATGCCATCAACTACGACGCGTCAGGTGAGCGCGTAGATGAAGCCTGGTCCGATGCCGTTGAACGACTCGATGTCATGCAGGCAGCGCTTTCCACTGGGCACGCGCATGTGCCCTCGACATTTGATCCAAATGCGGTGCCGGATGTGAAGTCATGGTCACCGGACGGCAAGTACATCGCCGATGTGGAGCGCGCCAAGGAGTACATCCGCGCTGGTGACGCTTTCCAGATTGTGCTGTCCCAGCGCTTCTCGACTCCCTGCCCGGCGCCAGCCTTGGATGTCTACCGGATTCTTCGCACGACAAACCCAAGTCCGTACATGTACTTGCTGCGTGTTCCAGAATTGGGCTCGGAGCTCAGCGAGCGCACTGCCTTTGAGATTGTTGGCTCGTCCCCGGAGGCATTGGTGACCGTGCAGCAGGGTCACTGTGTCGTGCACCCGATCGCTGGCACCCGTCCGCGCGGGATGAGCGTTGAAGAAGATGCGGCACTGTCCGAAGACATGCTGGCCGACGCGAAGGAACGCGCTGAGCACTTGATGCTCGTCGACCTGGCGCGCAATGACCTTGGGCGGGTCAGTGCTCCGGGCTCTGTTCAGGTGGTGGAGTTCATGCAGGTTGAGCTGTACTCCCATGTCATGCACATGGTGTCGACAGTGACCGGCGATCTAGCCGAAGGCAAGACGGCCTACGACGCTCTGGCAGCAACCTTTCCGGCAGGCACATTGAGTGGTGCCCCCAAGCCGCGGGCAATGGAGATCATTGATGAGCTTGAGCCGCTGCGGCGTGGCCTGTATGGCGGAGTCGTCGGCTATTTCGACTTCGCTGGCAATGTCGACACCGCCATTGCAATTCGCACAGCTGTGCTGAAGGACAACGTTGCCTACGTGCAGGCGGGCGCCGGTCTAGTGGCCGATTCAGTGCCCGAGGCAGAAGAAGCTGAGTGTCGGGCCAAAGCAGCGGCAGTACTTCGGGCTGTGGCCATTGCGTCCACCCTGCGCCCGGTTGATTCGTGA
- the hisI gene encoding phosphoribosyl-AMP cyclohydrolase — MAMSSREELLAAVRFNADGLVPAIAQQQGTGEVLMMAWMNRESLEQTLNTGKATYYSRSRARLWTKGEESGNTQVVLRIAADCDGDTLLLEVEQTGPACHTGTRTCFDSTALAITSIGVTS; from the coding sequence ATGGCAATGTCATCACGTGAGGAGCTACTTGCCGCCGTGCGATTCAACGCCGACGGCTTGGTGCCGGCGATCGCCCAGCAGCAAGGCACCGGGGAGGTCCTGATGATGGCCTGGATGAACCGCGAGTCCCTGGAACAGACACTGAACACCGGCAAGGCGACCTATTACTCACGTAGTCGTGCTCGTCTTTGGACCAAGGGCGAGGAGTCAGGCAACACTCAGGTCGTGCTGAGGATCGCAGCTGACTGCGACGGCGACACCTTGCTGCTCGAGGTCGAGCAGACCGGCCCGGCCTGCCACACCGGTACCCGCACCTGCTTTGACTCCACTGCACTTGCCATCACAAGCATCGGCGTGACTTCGTGA
- a CDS encoding TIGR03085 family metal-binding protein, whose product MSTSTLVHDERNNLADLLLASGPDAPTLCAGWTTRDLAAHLVIREARPDAAAGIVIAPLAKWTSKVQAENAARPFEELVAQFRQGAPRWSPFSIPAVDAAANIIEFVVHAEDVRRAQSDWTPRPIDAELSDVLWTRLAQMSKMLLHKLPMGITVQRTDIAAPAAAIKTGSPVLTLTGTPLDLILVLHGRSAVDVRIDGEQGAVAAFKSAKLGV is encoded by the coding sequence ATGAGCACCTCAACTCTTGTCCATGACGAACGCAATAATCTCGCCGACCTCTTGCTCGCATCAGGGCCTGACGCCCCGACATTGTGCGCCGGATGGACCACTCGTGATCTGGCTGCTCACCTGGTGATTCGTGAGGCTCGCCCCGATGCTGCCGCCGGCATCGTCATCGCGCCATTGGCCAAGTGGACCAGCAAGGTCCAGGCCGAGAACGCCGCTCGTCCATTCGAGGAACTCGTAGCGCAGTTCCGCCAGGGCGCCCCCCGATGGTCACCCTTTTCGATCCCAGCCGTCGACGCGGCAGCGAACATCATCGAGTTTGTCGTGCACGCCGAAGATGTCCGAAGAGCCCAGTCAGACTGGACGCCTCGCCCCATTGATGCCGAGCTGAGTGACGTGCTCTGGACGCGGCTGGCTCAGATGAGCAAGATGCTGCTTCACAAACTGCCGATGGGCATCACCGTGCAGCGCACTGATATCGCCGCTCCGGCGGCGGCCATCAAGACTGGCTCACCTGTGCTGACGCTGACGGGCACGCCATTGGACTTGATCCTGGTGCTGCACGGACGCTCAGCTGTGGACGTGCGCATCGACGGCGAACAGGGCGCTGTCGCGGCATTCAAGTCCGCGAAGCTCGGTGTCTAG
- a CDS encoding sulfurtransferase codes for MTILINVDELATAIASGKSPVILDVRWALNGPPGHSEYLKGHIPGAVFVDLDSELSNIGLPQHGRHPLPTAEQFQTAARRWGINAGDAVVVYDGEGNLVSARAWWLLRWAGFTDVRLLDGALPAWIAAGHAVTTDDVTPQPGTIELSSGLVRTVDLAEIEDFTQRGLLLDAREPERFRGEVEAIDPKAGHIPGARNAPTSANLDSEGRFLSAEDLRARFEGLGINGARPVGVYCGSGVSAAHEIAALEIAGGYKTVLYAGSWSEWSNNDLPVATGI; via the coding sequence ATGACCATCCTGATCAATGTTGACGAACTTGCCACGGCCATCGCCAGTGGCAAGTCACCCGTGATCCTTGACGTGCGGTGGGCCCTGAATGGACCGCCCGGTCACAGTGAGTATTTGAAGGGCCATATCCCAGGGGCGGTCTTCGTGGATCTGGACAGTGAACTGTCAAACATCGGGCTGCCACAGCATGGCCGCCATCCCCTGCCAACCGCAGAGCAATTCCAGACTGCAGCCCGTCGCTGGGGCATCAACGCAGGTGATGCAGTGGTGGTCTATGACGGTGAGGGCAATCTGGTTTCTGCCCGCGCTTGGTGGCTGCTGCGGTGGGCTGGCTTCACCGATGTGCGACTGCTGGATGGCGCCTTACCGGCCTGGATCGCGGCAGGTCATGCAGTGACCACTGACGATGTCACCCCGCAGCCAGGCACTATCGAACTCTCATCGGGCCTTGTTCGCACCGTTGACCTTGCTGAGATAGAGGACTTCACCCAGCGCGGACTTCTGCTGGATGCACGTGAGCCAGAACGTTTCCGTGGCGAGGTCGAAGCGATCGACCCCAAGGCCGGCCACATCCCTGGCGCCCGCAACGCGCCGACGAGTGCGAACCTGGATTCAGAGGGTCGCTTTCTCTCAGCGGAGGATCTTCGAGCAAGGTTCGAAGGCCTGGGGATAAATGGAGCCCGACCGGTTGGTGTGTATTGCGGATCAGGGGTATCGGCCGCGCACGAGATTGCTGCGCTCGAGATTGCTGGCGGCTACAAGACCGTGCTCTATGCAGGTTCCTGGTCGGAGTGGAGCAATAACGATCTGCCAGTTGCCACCGGCATCTGA